The Glycine max cultivar Williams 82 chromosome 12, Glycine_max_v4.0, whole genome shotgun sequence genome window below encodes:
- the LOC102664938 gene encoding peptidyl-tRNA hydrolase 2 family protein isoform X1: MELSWLSAILVGAGYLALGYFIGSQYPPRFLFSHKLSTKQKDASLLNDSDNKKRNTKSKLEDPLEIEQLAEILDDFKMILVVRNDLKMGKGKIAAQCSHATLGLYKKILRRAPKALNRWEMSAQPKVVVKIECEEDMLALQERAKSLKLPTHITIDAGRTQIAPRPVEVVDEVTGGLKLL; this comes from the exons ATGGAACTGTCATGGTTGAGTGCCATTCTGGTGGGGGCTGGTTATCTCGCTTTGGGCTACTTCATTGGTTCTCAGTATCCCCCTCGTTTCCTCTTCTCACATAAATTATCGACTAAACAAAAAGATGCTTCACTTCTCAATGACAGCGACAATAAGAAGAGGAATACTAAGTCCAAACTCGAAGACCCCCTTGAGATTGAACAACTCGCTGAAATTCTCGATGATTTTAAGATG ATACTTGTTGTCAGGAATGATCTTAAAATGGGTAAAGGGAAGATTGCTGCTCAATGCAG TCATGCAACGTTAGGTCTCTATAAAAAGATCCTTCGTCGAGCACCAAAGGCTTTGAATAG GTGGGAGATGTCTGCACAGCCTAAGGTGGTTGTCAAAATTGAATGTGAAGAAGATATGCTGGCTTTGCAA GAAAGAGCTAAATCTCTGAAGTTACCTACCCATATCACAATTGATGCTGGGAGAACACAGATTGCACCAA GACCTGTTGAAGTGGTAGATGAGGTAACAGGTGGACTGAAACTACTATAG
- the LOC102664938 gene encoding peptidyl-tRNA hydrolase 2 family protein encodes MELSWLSAILVGAGYLALGYFIGSQYPPRFLFSHKLSTKQKDASLLNDSDNKKRNTKSKLEDPLEIEQLAEILDDFKMILVVRNDLKMGKGKIAAQCSHATLGLYKKILRRAPKALNRWEMSAQPKVVVKIECEEDMLALQERAKSLKLPTHITIDAGRTQIAPNSRTVMAILGPVEVVDEVTGGLKLL; translated from the exons ATGGAACTGTCATGGTTGAGTGCCATTCTGGTGGGGGCTGGTTATCTCGCTTTGGGCTACTTCATTGGTTCTCAGTATCCCCCTCGTTTCCTCTTCTCACATAAATTATCGACTAAACAAAAAGATGCTTCACTTCTCAATGACAGCGACAATAAGAAGAGGAATACTAAGTCCAAACTCGAAGACCCCCTTGAGATTGAACAACTCGCTGAAATTCTCGATGATTTTAAGATG ATACTTGTTGTCAGGAATGATCTTAAAATGGGTAAAGGGAAGATTGCTGCTCAATGCAG TCATGCAACGTTAGGTCTCTATAAAAAGATCCTTCGTCGAGCACCAAAGGCTTTGAATAG GTGGGAGATGTCTGCACAGCCTAAGGTGGTTGTCAAAATTGAATGTGAAGAAGATATGCTGGCTTTGCAA GAAAGAGCTAAATCTCTGAAGTTACCTACCCATATCACAATTGATGCTGGGAGAACACAGATTGCACCAA ATTCCAGAACAGTGATGGCAATTCTTG GACCTGTTGAAGTGGTAGATGAGGTAACAGGTGGACTGAAACTACTATAG
- the LOC102664938 gene encoding peptidyl-tRNA hydrolase 2 family protein isoform X2 gives MELSWLSAILVGAGYLALGYFIGSQYPPRFLFSHKLSTKQKDASLLNDSDNKKRNTKSKLEDPLEIEQLAEILDDFKMILVVRNDLKMGKGKIAAQCSHATLGLYKKILRRAPKALNRWEMSAQPKVVVKIECEEDMLALQERAKSLKLPTHITIDAGRTQIAPSRDET, from the exons ATGGAACTGTCATGGTTGAGTGCCATTCTGGTGGGGGCTGGTTATCTCGCTTTGGGCTACTTCATTGGTTCTCAGTATCCCCCTCGTTTCCTCTTCTCACATAAATTATCGACTAAACAAAAAGATGCTTCACTTCTCAATGACAGCGACAATAAGAAGAGGAATACTAAGTCCAAACTCGAAGACCCCCTTGAGATTGAACAACTCGCTGAAATTCTCGATGATTTTAAGATG ATACTTGTTGTCAGGAATGATCTTAAAATGGGTAAAGGGAAGATTGCTGCTCAATGCAG TCATGCAACGTTAGGTCTCTATAAAAAGATCCTTCGTCGAGCACCAAAGGCTTTGAATAG GTGGGAGATGTCTGCACAGCCTAAGGTGGTTGTCAAAATTGAATGTGAAGAAGATATGCTGGCTTTGCAA GAAAGAGCTAAATCTCTGAAGTTACCTACCCATATCACAATTGATGCTGGGAGAACACAGATTGCACCAA GCAGAGATGAGACATAG